The following proteins are co-located in the Planococcus plakortidis genome:
- a CDS encoding SDR family NAD(P)-dependent oxidoreductase, with protein MGARHSNQGKVVVITGASSGIGRGLAERLAGEQAKLVIAARRTRLIEELADSLGPLVIPVTADVSQVKDVESLHRAAVNNFGRIDVWINNAGIGVYGPFIDTPLRDLNRTVEVNLLGTMYGSHFALRRFKQQQSGILINVSSFASKIPMPYGAAYTGSKFGVSGLSNGLYEELRLEDYPDIHVCSIDPWVTDTPWTEHAANYSGHEILVGPPDDPAKVIDAILELIEEPKKNVEVGGKGKAAAFLGQFLPSFAKGLSGEELKEMIESAPAAELTSGSLHEPVEEGHAVTGDLRERFEQQEEQ; from the coding sequence GTGGGGGCAAGGCATTCGAATCAAGGCAAAGTCGTGGTCATTACAGGAGCGTCAAGCGGAATCGGCCGCGGGCTGGCGGAACGTTTGGCGGGTGAACAAGCGAAATTGGTCATTGCTGCCCGCAGGACACGGCTCATCGAAGAGCTCGCGGACTCGCTCGGGCCATTGGTCATCCCGGTGACAGCTGATGTCAGCCAGGTGAAGGATGTGGAAAGTTTGCACAGGGCGGCGGTGAATAATTTCGGGCGCATCGACGTGTGGATCAACAACGCAGGAATCGGCGTCTACGGCCCCTTTATCGATACACCGCTGCGTGATTTGAACCGGACGGTGGAAGTGAATCTGCTCGGCACCATGTATGGCAGCCATTTTGCGTTGCGCCGATTCAAACAGCAGCAGTCCGGCATCTTGATCAATGTCTCGTCATTTGCGAGCAAGATCCCGATGCCTTACGGGGCTGCCTATACCGGCAGTAAATTCGGCGTCAGCGGATTATCGAACGGTTTGTACGAGGAACTCCGGCTGGAAGACTACCCCGATATCCATGTCTGTTCAATCGACCCATGGGTCACCGACACGCCGTGGACAGAACATGCAGCCAATTACTCCGGGCATGAAATACTGGTCGGGCCGCCGGACGATCCGGCCAAGGTGATCGATGCCATTCTCGAGTTGATCGAGGAGCCGAAAAAGAATGTGGAAGTCGGCGGCAAGGGAAAAGCCGCAGCCTTTCTCGGGCAGTTCCTGCCATCATTCGCGAAAGGCCTCAGTGGCGAAGAACTTAAGGAAATGATTGAATCGGCGCCGGCAGCGGAACTGACTTCCGGCAGCCTGCACGAGCCGGTGGAAGAGGGCCATGCGGTGACAGGGGATTTGCGGGAACGCTTTGAACAACAAGAAGAACAGTGA
- a CDS encoding anti-sigma factor, translating into MTNANCDHLIDYLNGTLNEEERKQFEAHLAECPECREIVDATGELPYLAEPVEPDAGMKARILDAVFDEEEQPAPLAEERPTRDRPAPPATMAKRGFRTSKWTPLVAAALLVSLLGNAYAFYELNDRPDAPAAPEVAFETVDLQASEAFEGTGTAALVHEEGALNLLVQANQLEPTSGDQVYQVWLLKDGQPIPAGAFTPSQENEGAVFFSLDEDTEGWDTIAVTLEPNRGNTAPQGEIVLSAAIDPEA; encoded by the coding sequence ATGACAAACGCGAATTGTGACCACTTGATCGATTACCTGAACGGCACATTGAATGAAGAAGAACGAAAGCAATTTGAAGCACATTTAGCGGAATGTCCGGAATGTCGTGAAATCGTTGACGCGACAGGCGAACTCCCTTATCTTGCAGAACCGGTTGAACCGGATGCCGGCATGAAAGCCCGTATTTTGGATGCGGTCTTCGACGAGGAGGAGCAACCGGCACCTTTGGCAGAAGAGCGGCCAACACGCGATAGACCGGCGCCTCCTGCCACCATGGCAAAGCGCGGATTCAGAACATCGAAGTGGACACCGCTCGTCGCGGCGGCGCTGCTTGTGTCGCTGCTCGGGAACGCGTATGCGTTCTATGAATTGAATGACCGCCCGGACGCGCCGGCAGCGCCTGAAGTCGCTTTTGAAACAGTGGATTTGCAGGCAAGCGAAGCATTTGAAGGAACCGGTACAGCTGCCCTGGTCCATGAAGAAGGGGCATTGAATCTCTTGGTTCAGGCAAATCAGCTCGAACCGACGAGCGGAGACCAAGTCTATCAAGTATGGCTATTGAAAGACGGCCAGCCGATTCCGGCCGGCGCATTCACGCCAAGCCAGGAAAATGAAGGTGCGGTCTTCTTCAGTCTCGATGAAGATACAGAAGGATGGGATACCATCGCGGTGACATTGGAACCGAACCGCGGAAATACGGCGCCGCAGGGAGAAATCGTCCTGAGCGCAGCGATCGATCCCGAAGCATAA
- a CDS encoding RNA polymerase sigma factor produces MEKNSDALLYERVRGKDKAALEELYDRYEKMLFSYLCKMTGDRGLAEEALQEVFVKVWRGVGSYDESKGKFVAWLVTMSRNAAVDLIRKQKKPSVPLDDIAEVESTDSSVEETAEWQEKSEQIHQAVRHLSEEQQKMVQLFYFKGYTHETIAEQCGIPLGTVKSRIRLALKKLKTSLQLVQEGGIPDDKREL; encoded by the coding sequence ATGGAAAAAAATTCAGACGCATTGCTGTACGAGCGCGTCAGGGGTAAAGATAAGGCCGCGCTCGAGGAATTGTACGACCGCTACGAAAAAATGCTGTTTTCCTATTTATGCAAAATGACGGGAGACCGTGGTTTGGCAGAGGAAGCATTGCAGGAAGTATTCGTTAAAGTGTGGCGCGGAGTTGGCAGTTATGACGAGAGTAAAGGAAAGTTCGTTGCCTGGCTGGTGACGATGTCGCGCAATGCGGCAGTGGATTTGATCCGCAAACAGAAAAAACCTTCCGTTCCGCTGGATGACATCGCGGAAGTGGAAAGTACCGATTCTTCGGTTGAAGAAACGGCCGAATGGCAAGAGAAGAGCGAACAGATCCATCAAGCCGTCCGGCATTTATCGGAGGAACAGCAAAAAATGGTGCAGCTATTTTATTTCAAGGGTTATACGCATGAAACGATTGCCGAACAATGCGGCATTCCGCTCGGTACCGTCAAGAGCAGGATCCGCTTGGCATTAAAGAAATTGAAGACATCCTTGCAACTGGTGCAGGAAGGGGGAATTCCGGATGACAAACGCGAATTGTGA
- a CDS encoding class F sortase: MRQYLIMGLATALCITLFFILDPLNGNNPAKPEPKQQETAQATAKPAEQKTPSERLDTQYKDKIAEFPVRPAQQEKLSELRQERLDNLQGMKPVRISIPSIGVDAAIEETGVLDNGEMGVPEDVDQVGWFEPGFQAGAEGNAVLAGHVDSLTGPAVFYELDQLEKGDQFTLADADGREMVFEVRGTSSYITDEAPVEEIFGRSDQRMVNLITCTGDFNRDIGSHEERLVVSAELISDSAMKEQAPDAPDNLKLTATALSWHAVRDDAVIGYRVYEEDLESGESEQIATVSLFERKSIPLKADESKRYYVVAVNVDLKESKKAYIPEE; this comes from the coding sequence ATGAGACAATATTTAATCATGGGATTGGCCACAGCCCTTTGTATCACCTTATTTTTCATTTTAGATCCGCTGAATGGAAACAATCCCGCAAAACCCGAACCCAAACAACAAGAGACGGCGCAGGCCACAGCCAAACCGGCTGAACAGAAAACGCCGAGCGAGCGCTTGGATACGCAGTACAAAGACAAGATCGCCGAATTCCCGGTGCGCCCAGCACAGCAGGAAAAGCTTTCTGAACTGCGCCAAGAGCGGCTGGACAATCTCCAGGGCATGAAGCCTGTACGCATTTCAATTCCTTCCATCGGCGTCGATGCGGCGATTGAAGAAACCGGCGTCTTGGACAACGGCGAGATGGGCGTGCCGGAAGACGTCGACCAAGTCGGTTGGTTCGAACCGGGCTTTCAAGCCGGCGCAGAAGGAAACGCTGTGCTGGCAGGGCACGTCGACAGCCTCACCGGCCCCGCCGTCTTTTATGAACTGGACCAGCTGGAAAAAGGCGATCAATTCACGCTGGCGGATGCAGATGGGCGCGAGATGGTGTTCGAAGTCCGCGGCACCTCGAGTTACATCACGGACGAAGCGCCCGTCGAAGAAATCTTCGGCCGCTCGGACCAGCGCATGGTCAACTTGATCACCTGTACTGGCGACTTTAACCGCGATATCGGCTCACACGAAGAACGCCTCGTCGTCTCAGCTGAACTCATCTCCGATTCCGCAATGAAAGAACAGGCACCCGATGCACCCGACAATCTGAAACTTACGGCCACCGCCTTATCCTGGCACGCCGTACGCGACGATGCAGTCATCGGCTACCGCGTCTACGAAGAAGACCTCGAGAGCGGCGAATCCGAACAAATCGCCACCGTTTCCTTATTCGAACGCAAAAGCATCCCGCTTAAAGCCGACGAATCGAAGCGCTATTACGTCGTAGCCGTCAACGTCGATTTGAAAGAATCCAAGAAAGCCTATATACCTGAAGAATAA